The following coding sequences are from one Nitrospira sp. window:
- a CDS encoding PilZ domain-containing protein codes for MKRTTAVTAKTSGELGQADSNQQDRRGRRLALSCRLFFFGDDDFEGEAKILDVSTNGCSAESSIDVTVGMLLKLSLFLPDFKWPLRVDQAIVRWIDGKQFGLEFTSIRLAQRERLRGLIMKARL; via the coding sequence CCACCGCCGTGACAGCAAAGACCTCTGGAGAGCTCGGTCAGGCAGATTCGAACCAACAGGACCGGCGTGGCAGAAGACTTGCCCTCTCCTGCCGCCTGTTTTTCTTTGGCGATGATGACTTTGAGGGTGAAGCGAAGATTCTGGACGTCTCAACAAACGGGTGCAGCGCCGAATCATCGATCGACGTGACAGTTGGGATGCTGCTGAAACTGTCCTTGTTTCTTCCTGATTTTAAGTGGCCCCTCCGCGTTGATCAAGCCATCGTGCGTTGGATCGACGGGAAACAGTTTGGTCTGGAGTTCACCAGCATTCGCCTGGCCCAGCGAGAACGATTAAGAGGCTTGATCATGAAAGCCCGGCTGTAG